The Macaca thibetana thibetana isolate TM-01 chromosome 19, ASM2454274v1, whole genome shotgun sequence genome has a segment encoding these proteins:
- the GP6 gene encoding platelet glycoprotein VI, translated as MSPSPTTLFCLGLCLGHVPAQRGPLPKPSLQALPSSLVPLEKPVTLRCQGPPGVDLYRLEKLSSSRYQDQAVLFIPAMKRHLAGRYRCSYQNGSLWSPPSDQLELVATGVFAKPSLSAQPGPAVSSGGDVTLQCQTRYGFDQFALYKEGDPAPYKNPERWYRASFPIITVTAAHSGTYRCYSFSSGDPYLWSAPSDPLELMVTEFSEATTELTVSLTNKVFTTETSRSITASPKEPGSPAGPARQHYTKGNLVRICLGAAILILLAGFLAEDWHSRRKRLRHRVRAVQRPLPPLPPTRKSHGDQDGGRPDVHGRGLCS; from the exons ATGTCTCCATCCCCGACCACCCTCTTCTGTCTCG gGCTGTGTCTGGGGCATGTGCCAGCGCAGAGAG GACCGCTGCCTAAGCCCTCCCTCCAGGCTCTGCCCAGCTCCCTGGTGCCCCTGGAGAAGCCAGTGACCCTCCGGTGCCAGGGGCCTCCGGGCGTGGACCTGTACCGCCTGGAGAAGCTGAGTTCCAGCAGGTACCAGGATCAGGCGGTCCTCTTCATCCCGGCCATGAAGAGACATCTGGCCGGACGCTACCGCTGCTCCTACCAGAACGGAAGCCTCTGGTCCCCACCCAGCGACCAGCTGGAGCTCGTTGCCACCG GAGTTTTTGCCAAGCCCTCACTCTCAGCCCAGCCCGGCCCGGCGGTGTCCTCAGGAGGGGACGTGACCCTACAGTGTCAGACCCGGTATGGCTTTGACCAATTTGCTCTGTACAAGGAAGGGGACCCTGCGCCCTACAAGAATCCCGAGAGATGGTACCGGGCTAGTTTCCCCATCATCACGGTGACCGCTGCCCACAGCGGAACCTACCGGTGCTACAGCTTCTCCAGCGGGGACCCATACCTGTGGTCGGCTCCCAGCGACCCCCTGGAGCTCATGGTCACAG AATTCTCAGAAGCCACCACTGAACTGACCGTCTCACTCACAAACAAAGTCTTCACAACTG AGACTTCTAGGAGTATCACCGCCAGTCCAAAGGAGCCAGGCTCTCCAGCTG GTCCCGCCCGCCAGCACTACACCAAGGGCAACCTGGTCCGCATATGCCTCGGGGCTGCGATCCTAATACTCCTGGCAGGGTTTCTGGCAGAGGACTGGCACAGCCGGAGGAAGCGCTTGCGGCACAGGGTCAGGGCTGTGCAGAGGCCGCTCCCGCCCCTCCCGCCGACCCGGAAATCACACGGGGATCAGGATGGAGGCCGACCGGACGTTCACGGCCGCGGGTTATGTTCATGA